The following proteins are co-located in the Deltaproteobacteria bacterium genome:
- a CDS encoding helix-turn-helix domain-containing protein, with the protein MRADHPSGILGLHAAPARRQSPGGGPQAAGGWTQRAGPSIDWAKWMRELGARIRRVREFVGLSQEQLARLAGVSQGAVSRLEAGRGLATPLLVLMKINVPLLRALRGLDPSILNDELRRMLDETRNVSPPVGDMGYEALPLTRDPGVEELIRRYHELPARQRRTFLSVMSATASSLASASPATKGKA; encoded by the coding sequence GTGCGCGCTGACCATCCGAGCGGCATCCTCGGGCTGCACGCCGCGCCTGCCAGGCGCCAGTCACCGGGCGGCGGTCCTCAAGCGGCCGGGGGCTGGACGCAGCGAGCGGGACCGAGCATCGACTGGGCCAAGTGGATGCGTGAGCTCGGGGCCCGCATCCGTCGTGTCCGGGAATTCGTCGGCCTGTCGCAGGAGCAGCTCGCCCGGCTCGCCGGCGTGAGTCAGGGCGCGGTCAGCCGGCTCGAGGCCGGCCGCGGCCTCGCCACCCCGCTCCTCGTGCTGATGAAGATCAACGTGCCGCTCCTGCGCGCGCTCAGAGGGCTCGATCCGTCCATCCTGAACGACGAGCTCCGTCGCATGCTGGATGAGACGCGGAACGTCTCGCCGCCCGTCGGCGACATGGGCTACGAGGCACTGCCCCTCACCCGCGATCCTGGCGTCGAGGAGCTGATCCGCCGCTACCACGAGCTGCCCGCGCGGCAGCGGCGGACGTTCCTGTCGGTCATGAGCGCCACCGCGTCCTCCCTGGCGAGCGCCTCGCCTGCGACCAAGGGCAAGGCGTGA